DNA sequence from the Paenibacillus azoreducens genome:
TCACCGTTAATTTCTCCTTTTTGGTTTACTGATTTTGCAGGGTGTTGACCCTTGCCTGTTACTGACGAAAATCCGTCGGCATTTTCCTTATGAATCCTACTGTGGGCTTTGAACTCTGTTCTAAGCCCGGGAATATTCACATCCGCAACCGCGACATTACCGTAATTCTTATATTTATTTGGCAATGTATCTCGGATAGCCTGTGCTCTTGCTTGGAACATTTCAACTTTTTGAGCATAGGTGAGATTCCCCGATCCCGTACTCCCCTTACCCGAATACTCTCCTGATTCTAACGCATCGATCTGTTTTTGTCTTTCAGGCGAAATATGCGAACCTGAACCTTTGGAATGCGGAGCATCAGGACCAAGATCATGAAAGCGAAAGTGGCCTCCTTCGGTTGCAAGCAGGGGAGAGCGTTTCGTTATACGGATATTCATCTTTCGCGCTATACTTTGCAAGTAGCTGCTCAAGGATTCGAAATTGGTCGGGAAACGGAGGGCATTCGTTTTAAATTTCCCATCCCCAGCCTTGGCGAGAGCAGAGTCAGCTTTGGCTGTGTCTCCGAATAGTCCAGGCATTACGCTTTTTCCGCCGTTCTTTTCTTCGACCTCTTTGAGTCCTTTAGATAAATGAGATTTTTACCCAGTTTTCCTAGATTTTTGATGAATTTTGCTCCTTACTTTACATGCAAAAAAGGCTTATTCCTAACCCATAGTTAAGTTGGAATAAGCCTCTGAAAGTTTATCAGGTGTATTATCAAGTTGTTTGGTTTTTGGCTTGTTTGTTGTATTGTACGATCTTGTTGTTGGGGTGTAAGAGCAGTATCCCAGTATACTATCCAATAAAAATTACTATCCCATTCCGATGAGAAAAAGCGATGGGCACTTCAGACTCAATCAATTCAATTCTTTCAATAATTTTTGTCTTCTTTTCCTCAGGTAGATTCACCTTTGCCCATTCTTTTATTTTTGATAATTCTTCTATAACAAATGGAAAATCTTCTTCAACTAAATCGATACCAACGGAAAATACTTTAGTCCATTTTAACCCTAATTCTTCGATTGCTGGCTCCCAACACTCTTGAAAGAAAGACTCAGCAGCAATAGGAATAAAAAACTTTTCTTCAAACTCATCCTTTGCATCTAAAACCATAGCACTAATTGACATTACTTTTTCCCTCCAAACAATGCATCAAAAGTGTAATCAGGAAATTCTTTTCTTAATTGTTCCAAGCTATTCTTTACAGCTTGTCTTAATTCAGGTGTATCCCCATCTAATCTGAAGATGAATTTACGAATATCTTTTATTTGCTCTAATGAAGGCACTTCTGGGGTCCCATTTTTAGTAGCTCGCGTAGCTGTAGCTTCTGCAATATTTTTAATTCTTTTTCTTGTTTTACCCAATATTTGTTTATTTGTAAGTTGTTGATGTGTTTGAGCAGGTAATACAGTTTTGGGATTAATGATATCAAGCCCCTTCGCTGCTTTATCCTCATAAAAAATACCATTTTTCAAGTCAATCTCGTCTAATTCGCCAATTGGTTTTCCAGTGTGATCTACAATTTCAACTTCTTTTATTGGTCTAGCTTCTCCCGTCCCCTTACTACCCTTACCCGAATACTCTCCTGATTCTAACGCATCAATCTGCTTTTGTCTCTCAGGCGAAATATGCGGACCTGAACCTTTGGAATGCGGAGCATCAGGACCAAGATCATGAAAACGATAGTGACCTCCTTCGGTTGCAAGCAGGGGAGAGCCTTTCGTTATACGGATATTCATCTTTCGCGCTATACTTTGCAAGTAGCTACTCAAAGATTCGAAATTGGTCGGGAAGCGGAGGGCGTTTGTTTTGAATTTTCTATCTCCCGCCTTGGCGAGAGCAGAGTCAGCTTTGGCTGTGTCTCCGAATAGTCCAGGCGTTACGCTTTTTCCGCTGTTCTTTTCTTCGATCTTTTTGAGTCTTTCAGATAAAGGAGATTCTTTTTTACCTATTTTTCCTAGATTCTTGATGAGTTTAGCTCCCTACTTTACATGCAAAAAAAGGCTTATTCCTAAAACCCATAGTCAAGTTGGAATAAGCCTCTGAAAGTTTATCAAACGTGAATCGCCAAGCTTTTTAAACTGTTTGGTTTGTATCGTATGAATTCGCTGTTGGAGTTGCGACTGATTTACACAAAATTTCGGATAAATCTATAGAAATTATCCTTCAATTATCCTTTTCAAATTCTTTCATTCTTCCAATTTTAATTCTATCACTCTCATCTTGTGGAATATTATTTAGATACTTACTTTCCCAATATTCCAACCTATCTGAGGGTCCAAAATTTGATTCGCCCCACTTAGTATAATCATATTCTATATGTAATTTTCCTTCAGAGGTAAGTTTCATAGTGATTGAGAACCAAGGCTCTTGCCCATTTTCTAAAAATATATTCTTCAGGTCATTTGTAGTTTTAAATAATCTATTCTCTAATTGATTATATTCATTCGAATTTATATTGTATTTGTTTGGTATGTCTAAGGAATAAACATAATCGTCCACATTAATAGGCTTAAAGAAAAAGAAAACTCCTCCTTCTCCATTTTCAACCTCACCATTAAAATAAAACTCAGCCCATTCAACCGGTATCATCTGATCTATTGTTTCCGCAATTATTCTATATAAATCATTCATCTTTTTTTCCATTTCATTAACCTCCCGATTGATTCAATATCAACGGTATTTTGTTTCAACAGGTGGCTCTCCATATCTTTTCGGGGCTTTCCCCGTCTCCTTACTATCCTAACACCATATACTCTCCTGATTCTAACGCATCAGTCTGTTTTTATCTCTCAGACCGAAATATGCGGGCTTACAATTTATAAATGGGTTTTTTCTAGTATTGTAATTTATTCCAAAAAGAACAGTGGGAAAACGAAAATAACAAAAACAGGCCAATCATTGTGATATCTAACCATAATCGACCTGTTTAATGTGACGGAATAGCGTTATTTGGGGTATAAAATTAATGCACTGATGTGCGTATCAAAATGACAAAATCTTTATATGGGATGACATAGTTGTTTGTGTTATTGGTTGAATTGATGGATTCATTAGGCACTGGTTAGCCCCGATTATTAACACAAAGTAGTTTTAATTTTGTTTAATAGAAGTTCAACTTTAGACTCGTCTAAGGGGAATGAAACAAGATACTGGTGAGTCATTTTTTCAAGAAAATCAATGAAGTCAGTATTTTTCACTATCTCATATTTATTTTCATCAACTGCTGGCGGTTCAACTTCAAATTTCACCCCTTTATCTCCAAAATAGCCCTCTTCCCATGATTCATATTCAGATGGAAATGCACAACCAATAAACTCTGATATACCATATCCTATCATGTTTGAAAAATCCTCTAGAGCATCAACAAATTTATCTTCATTAAGGTAGAGGAAATATAGTTCCATTGCAGTCAAATCCTCAAAATTTTTATCGATTCTCATTGTTTGCCTCCATTAATCGAGTTTGGGATAGAAATTCGTAATAATACCATTTGCATCCATATACCCTTCGAACTTCAAGCCATTTGGTGCAATGCCAGTAATTTTTCTTCCGACAATACTCCTCGCATCAATTCCTTGTTGCATAGCAGCTTTACCCCATTCAATTATTGTTTCATCAGATATTTTGGATGGGTCATAAACAGTCTTTGGATTTTTAAAGTACTTATACTCCCCAGTCAAGTTACCCTTATTATCGAGTTTAGGTATCTTGTAATTGATTTGAATAATACCATCAATTGTCGGGTGAGGCGTCACTCTATGAATAAAATCTACATCATCTAACTGCTCAACATTTCTGAAATAATCCATATTGTGACCACCTGTAATACCTTTAGAAGTATCACGATTAAAATTCTTTACATTTATTAAATGGTCATCATAATCTGATTTGAAGACAAGTTCTCCTGTCCCCTTACCACCCTTACCTGAATACTCTCCTGATTCTAACGCATCGATCTGTTTTTGTCTCTCAGGCGAAATATGCGGACCTGAACCTTTGGAATGTGGGGCATCAGGACCAAGATCATGAAAGCGATAGTGATCTCCAGCAGTTGCGGAGATGAGGGAGCGCTTCGTTATATGGATGTTCATCTTCTTCGCTATACTTTGCAAATAACTATCCAAGGACTCGAAATTGGTCGGGAAACGGAGGGCATTCGTTTTGAGCTTTCCATCTCCGGCCTTGCTAGAGCAGAATCGACTTTCGTTGTATCCCCGAATAATCCTAGTGCTCCTCCTTTTCATTCGAAAAAAACTGTTTAAGGATTCCGAGGAAAACAAAAAAACAGGTCAATCATGGCGGTAACTGACCATAATTGACCTGTCTTATGCAATACTATCGCATTTTTTAGGTTATACTTTTCAAGCCTTGTTGTGCGTACATCTGAAATGACGAAATCTTTTACGGGTATTACATGGGTTATATGTGTTACTGATTAATTCATGTATTCATTCGGCACTAGGTGGGTCTATTTCATCCACCGCAACAGAATCAGAAATTCCAGTTCGTCATTCTAATTTGAATCTCTTTCTGATATATTGTAAGCAATTTAATACCTCTTCTTTTAACTCTGGATTATTTTTCACATACTCCATGCTATACTTTTCGATATAAGGATAGAATTCAGCTTCATCCATGATAATTTCTTCTTTTGTCACATCATCAGCAACGCATACTTTATTTTCTCCAATGTAATACTCATCGTCAGGAGTATAATACGCTGACAATGAACATCCGATGGTTTCAGACCCACATATATTGCTTCCTGATTCGTATTGAAACTCATTTAACATTTTAAATGGATTTCTCGTATCAGAACGCAAAAAACCCATAGATAAAAATAGTTGGTGTATAAGCCATTCCTTTCGGTCCTTATCAGTAATTAATTTATCATCACTCATAATATATTTCCTCCTAAACTAAACTTGATAACTGCAATTATTTACCTTCAAGAAGAACTGGATAAATTGAGTCTAGTTCCCCGTCTTTTAATCTCTATTCAAATACTAAACCATTGCTTGCAGTATCTTGATTTATCCCTTCCTTCATTGTAATTCCTGCCTGCTCAACATTCTTTACAGCTTCTTGTCCCCATTTTAAAATATCATCATCAGTAATAGGTGGACCGTATACAGTTTTTGGGTTTCCTTATACACAACATTTCCATCAGCGTCTATTTTAAGCTTAAGCCCACCATTAACATAATCCGTCTCCAATGATGGGATACGATATCTAATTTCATATACACCTTTTACATTAGGATGTGGTTTTGGCTCACCAATAATATAGTCAGAACGAGACAACCCATATTTTTCTGCTTCAGTATCTATTGTCTTATAAAAGCCGCTAATATTATGTGCTCCTTTTACACTAACATTACGTCCTCTACCAATACCGTGACCATCAGTTAAATGTTCAAATAAGTCCTTATTGTCCCTACTAATTGTTTCAGATAGACCTTTACCCGTCCCCGTACTACTCTTACCCGTATACTCCCCTGGTTCTAACGCATCGATCTGTTTCTGTCTCTCAGGCGAAATATGCGAACCTGAACCTTTGGAATGCGGAGCATCAGGACCAAGATCATGAAAGCGATAGTGGCCTCCTTCGGTTGCAAGCAGGGGAGAGCGTTTCGTTATACGGATATTCATCTTTCGCGCTATACTTTGCAAGTAGCTGCTCAAGGATTCTGAGGATTACAAAAAACAGGTCAATTGTGGTGGTATCAGACCATAATCAACCTGTTCAATGTACCGCTATAAATAGTATATTTTTGTGGCTTTTTGTGTGTACATCTTAATTAGTTATAGCTTCTTGTAGGTAGAGCAAAGGTCATGTTAGTCATTTATGGGTGATCTATTCACTCGGCACTATATAGCCCAAAACTTAAAATCTAAGCATTGATGCGTACAAAGAAATACAGTTATACAGGTATTACATGAATTATATGTGTTATGGTTGAATGGTGGGTTCATCAGTACTAGGTAGCCCCATCAAAAGAAGAAATCTGAGCGATACTTAGAAAGTTTCTTCTGATACAGCCTTAAAAGGAGGGTGTCCAGTTTCTGCATTTCTTAATAAAGTCGGCTTACTAAACCTTAAACTGCACCGCAATTTATAAATAGCCGTATCTTCATTCATTTCGACGAAGGTTACATCTATCCATATTGGTACTAATGGTTGTAATCCACAAAGTATTTTCACAGTGTTTTCCAATGCTAATTGCTTGTTCCCCATGTTTCCTTCACTTAAAATGTTTAACCTCATCATATCATCTGCACCGTTTAACGGCTTGTCATTTTCTTTCACAGGCTCTATAACAAATTTACAATCGGTAAACGTCAACCCTTTCTTTCTTGAAATTTCCTCAATAGTTTTTAATAAATTTTCTCTGAAAATATCTTTATTCATTTGTTTTATTTCTCCCACGTTCATCACCTACTTTATTTGAGAGCTAGAAATCTTAACAAGTTCATTTGTGTTAACGCAACCCGAAGGAGTTGCTTCTATGGTGTAAATTTCAAGCCACGCATTCTTAGTTTTTGCCCCTGCTTGCTCAAGAACTTGTGGGATCAACCCGAACTGTGCAAGCTGCCTAACGAAGAGCGTACGCTCCAAAAAAGAAGCCCTGAGAGGCATGAAGCCAGTCAGGGTCTTACGTTATTAGCTTTCAGTTGAAATAATAGCCTTAAAGGGTGGATGACCAGTATCCTGATTTTGTAGCAGACTAGGGCTACGAAATCTTAAACTAGTTTGTAATTCGATAATTGGTACTTCTTCTCTAATTTCCTTGAGGGCTACGTTAATCCAGATAGGGCATAGCGGAATCCTACATGCAAGCATATTGACCACTGCTTCAAAGTCAAGTTCTCTTCCACTTAAATTTTTTTCATTTAACATCCCCCGATGTAAATACTCATCAGTAGAATTGAGAGATTTGCCATGTTCAATTATGGGGACTACTGTAAATTTGCAGTTTTCACCTAGCCTTACATTTTGGGATATTGATATTTCATTCAATACCTGTAGTAAGTGCTCTTTGAACGTCACTTTATCCATGTACTTTATCAATTTATTCACTCCGTTATTTTTTTTGATACTACTTTAATTGAATCGATAATGAAGCCATCAGCATCTATTTTATAGCTATAAAATTCAACCCATGATCCTTTAACTTTAACTCCAGCCTGCTTAAGTAGTTGCGGATAATTCATTGCCTCTTCAGGTGTGGGGCGATAATGCCCAGATTCATTAGTTATCCTTCTCACTTCTCCTTGTCCATTTATTTTTAGTTGTCCTGCTGCAAGAACTTCGTCTTTATTCCCTAAAGTATGATGTCTTTTTCCGATAACAAGCTTTCCATTTTTATCAATAACGAAGTCAACCTCTGTTCTACCATCAATTCCTTTTATTTTTCCATTCTCTAATTTATACGGTAATATTTTACCATCTTTTGGGAAGTCTTCATCAGGAAATTTGTTCTTAATTGTAGAACTACCATTTCCCGTCCCCTTACCACCCTTACCCGAATACTCCCCTGATTCTAACGCATCAATCTGCTTTTGTCTCTCAGGCGAAATATGCGGACCTGAACCTTTGGAATGCGGAGCATCAGGACCAAGATCATGAAAGCGATAGTGGCCTCCTTCGGTTGCAAGCAGGGGAGAGCGTTTCGTTATATGGATATTCATCTTTCGCGCTATACTTTGCAAGTAGCTGCTTAAGGATTCGAAATTGGTCGGGAGACGGAGGGCGTTCGTTTTGAATTTTCTATCTCCCGCCTTGGCGAGAGCAGAGTCAGCTTTGGCTGTGTCTCCGAATAGTCCAGGCGTTACGCTTTTTCCGCTGTTCCTTTCTTCAACTTCATTGAGCCCTTTAGATACAGAAGCTTCTGTCTTGCCCATCTTTTCTACGTTTCTAAATAATTTTGCGCCGCCTTTAACAACCGTATAAATGTCTACTCCACGCTCGACGGCTTTAACGCTGTCATATCCTGCATCGTAGCTCTCCTGTTTGGTATCGGTCAACGGGTTGGGGAGGAAATTGTTCATTTTTTTTACAAAAGGTTCTGTCAGGCCGTCCCAAGCGGTTCCGATGTCGTTTCCTACATCCGACCAGCTCTTTTTCCCTTGAAATGAATCGGCAATATAGTTGCCGGCCCATTTCGCTCCATCCTTAATGCCTTCAAGTGTCTCATTCCGCTCCAGAAAACCTTTATCCACGACGTTACCCGGCATGACGAGAGGGGTCATTACCATGACGCCAATGTCCGCCGCATCAACAACCGTATTCCATACCCCTGTTACAAATTCTACACCCGCATCCCATTCTCCCTTTAGCGTAGAGCCAACATTCTCCAACACGCGTCCCCCCACCACGTTTAGGGCTCCATTTTCAGCCACCTGCTTCTCAAAATCAGACAACAGCGGCTCAGGATAGTATTGGTGGAGGGAAGCTTTGAGCTGTATCTCAGAGCTAACGCTGTTGACTTCCTGTTCCAAATCCAGCGTATCGGTGGTCGTATTCAGGTGTAAACCGTTGGTTCCCCGCAGCAGGATGCTTTCCGCTGAAAGACTAAGGTTACCTGTAGCTTGAATCTGAACATTCTGGGTGCTGCTTAGAGTCACGCCATGATGGGCATTCAAGGAGATGTACAGCGATCCTTCCTGAGCGCTCATCGATAGTTCGGAGTTGCCCAAGGATATTTCTTTTCCCTGCGGATTTGCAAAAGATTTCACGCCAGGGTCGGCCGTTTTACGCTGGTGACGCTCTGCAGGGGACTCGGATGCAGCGCCTTGAGCGGCGTGAGATGAAGGGGCCGCAACAATAGATGGTTTTGTCCGCACCGATTGAATAACCATCGCATCGTCTTCGTCTGCACTTGGAAAATACAGCTTAACCTGTGCCCCTTTTTCCGGCATGAGATACCACACCTGATTGCCTTCGGCAGAATAAGGGAACCACTGGGTATCCTTGGGATTCTGCTGATTGTCCATATCCAAATGCAACCGGACCTGATTCCGGCTGACCTCCATTATTTTTCCTTCAATAGAGGCACCAATGATAGCTCGATTATAGCTTTTAGGGATCTTCAATCCTGAAGGCAACGCGCATTCATACGACCAGGTCATCAAGCCATGAATCAACTGGCCTTCACGTTTGGTGATGACATAAGTTTCGTGATTGCGTTCGACTTCATCTCCCAGTTGCAGGATGTGATCCCACTCGAAGGCATATCGGGTGTAATCCTGAGCGGTGGCCGATTTCCAGCCATTTGCCTCCTGATCCAGATAGGGAGCGATCTTGCGCTGTAGCTTAAAAGGAACGTCTTTCAATTGGATATGCTGCCGTGCCTGCGGAATACCAATCCAAATTTGTACATGGTGCGACAGGATATTAGGAACGAGCAGGGCACCTGCATGCGAAGCTAAACGTTTCAAAAAAGTCCAATCCGTCTCCTGATACTGCATGATAAATTGGCCTGTCGCTTTTTTCTCAAAAGCTTCATCGATCTTGTCCGAGCCTTTATAATCTGCCAGTACTGCATCCACGATTTCCACATATTTTTGATGGATGTGCTGAAAGGAACGGTTTCTGAGCTGCGTATCCAGTTTAAAACTATGAGAAATGACGTCGAGTGTAACTACGGTCTCTTGATGCATGTGCTGTACATCTACGCAGTACAACTGCCCCATAAATAAGGGATGTTTCCGGTCCATGGCATCGGTATACCAAAGTTCGATCTTATCGTCGCTGCTTGCTTTAGTTATAATCTTGTTTGCCTGATCGGCATCCAAGCCGCCCGTGATCAACAGTCTGGCGTGTTCTCCCATCTCATGACTCATGTGTACATGCCGAAGACGCAGCTTGCCATAGGGCCATGTGATATGTAAGTGTTGATAGGTAAAGCGATCATTCGCTACGATGTTCATCCCTGACTCTCCTTGCTTGATAGAATCAACCATCCTGTCCATCATCTATAATGGAGATGAGGCCACCACTAGCACTGTCTCCACCAAAAAATGAGGTTACCGTTTCTCCTACACTTTGACAGCTGCACATTAAGGTTGAATTGCTGAGCAGGGCAGGGGCCCCCTCGATCAACACATCCTCTTTTCCGCCTGTCCACTTGGACCCAAACGCAATCTCCGGTTCACAGGGGAGACCCATCTTTAATTTGCATAGACCAAAAGCATAGATTTTGCTAATATTCGCTCCACAAATGGCATCGTCGATATTCAGCACAGGTTTATCTTTAATGTAGACACCGTGGCTGTACATTGCATTGAGTACTCCCGGGTTTGTGCCTTGACTGCACTCTAGCTTGGCTCCTCTCACTACATAAGAGTGCTCACCACTCAATGCCCCTTGGGCCAGGGCCTTCAAAAGTATAGGTAAAAACATAGAAGTACCTCCTTGGATAAAGGGTATACATTCAGGAAAGCTCCGACCATGTCGCCGTGAGCAGCATGGCATAGGTTAAGGGAACCCATAGGGGAGCATTCTCCAGCTTAAATTGACAACTCCCGATCAAAGCATTGCCATGCCAGGAACGCGCAAAGGCAATCTGATAATAAGGGGAGGGGGAAGCTAGAAAAATAGATTCATAGCAACTGATGATAGCGTCTTGAACATGAAGGGCTTTTTGTTCAACCAGCTTCATCGCAGGTTGTACCCGACTTGTTTGCTCGATTATCTGTTGTTGATAGAGTTCCACCTGCTCAGGGGCCAGTTGTTGCCCGCTCTGGTGAAGCCCGAACAGGATTCCGGCTCGCTTATCCTTAGCGACGAAGCTTTTCGACGGATCTGTAGGTCGTCCAGCACGTACTTCTGGAATGAGCGAATCCGGGAGAGACATCGTGAGCTGATGATCGAAGAGGGGAAGGGTCTGAAACTGAATATCCTGTTCATCTGGCAGCACTAATGATCCGTTCGACATTCCCTTAATCGCTTCTTCAATGGATACCAGCATCCAGTCTTCATCGTTCTCTGCTACGTCTAGTTGTTCTTTCAATATTTGTTGATGATGCAGCTTCAAGAAAAATTCATCCCAATGCTCCGTCAAGGCCTTAGCCTCCTTACAAGATTTCTAGCTTCTGTAGTTGAAAACCACTCAAACTTCGCCGCAGTAGGCTTTCAGCAGCCTCCAAGCTAACGATGAAATAAGGTTCTCTCACGCCCGACAAACGAAAAAAATGGTGTTCTTTTAATTTTTGGCTATCCAGTACAAGATGTTTTAGTGTTTGATCATGCGCATA
Encoded proteins:
- a CDS encoding deaminase domain-containing protein, producing MPGLFGDTAKADSALAKAGDGKFKTNALRFPTNFESLSSYLQSIARKMNIRITKRSPLLATEGGHFRFHDLGPDAPHSKGSGSHISPERQKQIDALESGEYSGKGSTGSGNLTYAQKVEMFQARAQAIRDTLPNKYKNYGNVAVADVNIPGLRTEFKAHSRIHKENADGFSSVTGKGQHPAKSVNQKGEINGEGAFPRNNDTERKILEDIAHQLGNNKQAKGTIDLFTELPAFRSCSDIIMQFRQEYPNIKLNVYSGEFKNTRGE
- a CDS encoding immunity protein YezG family protein, encoding MEKKMNDLYRIIAETIDQMIPVEWAEFYFNGEVENGEGGVFFFFKPINVDDYVYSLDIPNKYNINSNEYNQLENRLFKTTNDLKNIFLENGQEPWFSITMKLTSEGKLHIEYDYTKWGESNFGPSDRLEYWESKYLNNIPQDESDRIKIGRMKEFEKDN
- the cdiI gene encoding ribonuclease toxin immunity protein CdiI, which produces MRIDKNFEDLTAMELYFLYLNEDKFVDALEDFSNMIGYGISEFIGCAFPSEYESWEEGYFGDKGVKFEVEPPAVDENKYEIVKNTDFIDFLEKMTHQYLVSFPLDESKVELLLNKIKTTLC
- a CDS encoding CdiA family toxin C-terminal domain-containing protein, yielding MQSIAKKMNIHITKRSLISATAGDHYRFHDLGPDAPHSKGSGPHISPERQKQIDALESGEYSGKGGKGTGELVFKSDYDDHLINVKNFNRDTSKGITGGHNMDYFRNVEQLDDVDFIHRVTPHPTIDGIIQINYKIPKLDNKGNLTGEYKYFKNPKTVYDPSKISDETIIEWGKAAMQQGIDARSIVGRKITGIAPNGLKFEGYMDANGIITNFYPKLD
- the cdiI gene encoding ribonuclease toxin immunity protein CdiI; this translates as MSDDKLITDKDRKEWLIHQLFLSMGFLRSDTRNPFKMLNEFQYESGSNICGSETIGCSLSAYYTPDDEYYIGENKVCVADDVTKEEIIMDEAEFYPYIEKYSMEYVKNNPELKEEVLNCLQYIRKRFKLE
- a CDS encoding CdiA family toxin C-terminal domain-containing protein, coding for MNIRITKRSPLLATEGGHYRFHDLGPDAPHSKGSGSHISPERQKQIDALEPGEYTGKSSTGTGKGLSETISRDNKDLFEHLTDGHGIGRGRNVSVKGAHNISGFYKTIDTEAEKYGLSRSDYIIGEPKPHPNVKGVYEIRYRIPSLETDYVNGGLKLKIDADGNVVYKETQKLYTVHLLLMMIF
- a CDS encoding contractile injection system protein, VgrG/Pvc8 family — its product is MNIVANDRFTYQHLHITWPYGKLRLRHVHMSHEMGEHARLLITGGLDADQANKIITKASSDDKIELWYTDAMDRKHPLFMGQLYCVDVQHMHQETVVTLDVISHSFKLDTQLRNRSFQHIHQKYVEIVDAVLADYKGSDKIDEAFEKKATGQFIMQYQETDWTFLKRLASHAGALLVPNILSHHVQIWIGIPQARQHIQLKDVPFKLQRKIAPYLDQEANGWKSATAQDYTRYAFEWDHILQLGDEVERNHETYVITKREGQLIHGLMTWSYECALPSGLKIPKSYNRAIIGASIEGKIMEVSRNQVRLHLDMDNQQNPKDTQWFPYSAEGNQVWYLMPEKGAQVKLYFPSADEDDAMVIQSVRTKPSIVAAPSSHAAQGAASESPAERHQRKTADPGVKSFANPQGKEISLGNSELSMSAQEGSLYISLNAHHGVTLSSTQNVQIQATGNLSLSAESILLRGTNGLHLNTTTDTLDLEQEVNSVSSEIQLKASLHQYYPEPLLSDFEKQVAENGALNVVGGRVLENVGSTLKGEWDAGVEFVTGVWNTVVDAADIGVMVMTPLVMPGNVVDKGFLERNETLEGIKDGAKWAGNYIADSFQGKKSWSDVGNDIGTAWDGLTEPFVKKMNNFLPNPLTDTKQESYDAGYDSVKAVERGVDIYTVVKGGAKLFRNVEKMGKTEASVSKGLNEVEERNSGKSVTPGLFGDTAKADSALAKAGDRKFKTNALRLPTNFESLSSYLQSIARKMNIHITKRSPLLATEGGHYRFHDLGPDAPHSKGSGPHISPERQKQIDALESGEYSGKGGKGTGNGSSTIKNKFPDEDFPKDGKILPYKLENGKIKGIDGRTEVDFVIDKNGKLVIGKRHHTLGNKDEVLAAGQLKINGQGEVRRITNESGHYRPTPEEAMNYPQLLKQAGVKVKGSWVEFYSYKIDADGFIIDSIKVVSKKITE
- a CDS encoding DUF4280 domain-containing protein encodes the protein MFLPILLKALAQGALSGEHSYVVRGAKLECSQGTNPGVLNAMYSHGVYIKDKPVLNIDDAICGANISKIYAFGLCKLKMGLPCEPEIAFGSKWTGGKEDVLIEGAPALLSNSTLMCSCQSVGETVTSFFGGDSASGGLISIIDDGQDG